GGCGCGTTTACGTGGCGCGCGTCACACCCGGGAAACTGAGTGCTTCGACTCGCAAGTACGGTTGCCTGGTTCCTGCGAGCCGATCCGGTGGAAAATGCTCGCTCAGCACAACGTCCTGAGTGAGTAAAACCGATTTCAAGACCCGTTCTTGCGGCCGTAGAACAGGCCGCTCACGCAGGTCTTGAAACCGTCCCCAGTCTCGTTGTCGAGTTCACGAATCGAAGGGCTGAGCCGATCACATGGCCAGACGCGACACTAGCTTCTACTACTCCTTCGTCGTGCTGCCGCGCGACCAGCGTCGCGCCATCATGGCCGTGTGGGACTTCTGCCGCGCCGTCGACGATGCGGTCGATGAGCAGGCAGGAAACGCCGACCGGGTAGTCGCGAGAACAACCGCGGTGGCGGAGTTGGCCAAGTGGCGCCGCGAACTCGCGGCGTCGTTCGATGGCGGGCCGCTCGAAACGACCGTCGCGCGAAACCTCGTGCCGCACATCTCGGCGTTCAATCTGCCGCGCCGGGCCTTCGAAGACGTGATCGACGGCGTGGAGATGGACCTCGACGAGCGCCGCTATGCCACTTTCGACGATCTCCACCAGTACTGCCTTCGGGTGGCGTCGGCCGTGGGCCTGATCTGCATCGAGATCTTCGGTTACAAAGATGCCCGCTGCCGGGAGTACGCGCTCAATCTCGGCGTGGCGCTCCAGTTGACCAATATCCTCAGGGATCTCGGCAAGGATCTGGGTATTGGGAGACTCTATCTGCCTCAGGACGATCTGGCCCGCTGCGGCGTGACCGAGGACGCGTTGCGCGCCGGCGTGGTATCGGGGCCGGTGCGGAGTCTTCTGACGCTCGAGGCGGAGAAGGCCCGCGACTACTACAGGCGCGCTGCCCTTGCGCTGCCTCCAATCGACGCGCGCCGTCTCGTGGCGGCGCGCATCATGGGCGCCATCTACTTCGATCTCCTGCGGCGCATCGAGCGCAGCGGATACGCCGTGTTCGGGCCGGCCATCCGCGCTCCGCGCTGGCGCAAGGCGTTTCTTGCCGCAAAGGTATGGACGCAGTCCATGCTTGGCCTTCCCGTCGAACGCTCCATGGCTGGCGCCGAACCGAGATGAGCGACCACACGTTCGACGTGATCGTCATCGGCGGAGGCGTGGCAGGGTTGAGCACCGCTACGGCGCTCGTCGAGCAGGGCGCCCGCGTGCTGGTCGTTGAAGCGCGCCCCGCTCTCGGGGGCCGGGCTTCGTCGCACCATGACCCCACCACGGGCGAGATCGTTGACAACGGCCAGCATATCCTCCTGGGCTGCTATCGCGAGTCGTTTGCCTTCCTCAAGCGGATCGGCGCCGAATCATCTGTTCGTCTACAACCGTCGCTGGAAGTGCCGTACGTCGATCCGGCAGGGGTTCGGACTACGTTGAGTTGCCCCGCATTACCCGCGCCGTTTCATCTGCTTGCCGGCTTGATGGAGTGGGACGCGCTGTCGTGGACCGATCGGCTGTCGGCGCTCCGGATGGGGCCCGTGATCAGGATGACGCAGCAGCAACTGCGCGGCCGCACCGACAGGATTGCGGCCTCGCCCGAAGAGACGGTCGAAGACTGGCTCGTCCGCAATGGGCAGCGCCGCCGCCTCCGCGAGATGTTGTGGGAGCCGCTTGCGCTGGCCGCACTCAATCAGCCGGCGCACGAAGCCGCGGCGCCGACGTTTGCCCGGGTGCTCGCCGAGATGTTCGGTCGCGACCCGCAGGCCTCGGCACTCGGGCTTCCCGCGCGCGCGCTCGCCGAGACCTATGCTGAGCCCGCCCGGCAGTTCATCGAACAGCGAGGCGGGGAAGTGCGCACCAACGCCCTCGCAAAGGTGATCGTCGACGGCGGGCGAGCAGTCGGTGTCCGCGTCCGGAGCGGCGGCGAGCATCGCGCCGGTGCCGTTGTGTCGGCGGTGCCGTGGTTTGCGCTGGCCGATCTGTTCGACAGGCGGCTGCCAGAACTGACTGACGTTCTGGATAACGCCAGCCGGATGGGCTCGTATCCGATCGTCACAGTGAATCTCTGGCTCGACCGGGCCGTGCTCGAGACGCCATTCGTGGGACTGCCCGGTCGCGCGATGCAGTGGATCTTCGAGAAGCGCCTGATTCTCGGGGAGGCCGCGACCCATCTCTCCCTGGTCTCGAGCGGCGCGTCCGACATCGTCTCGCGCGGCAACGCCGAACTTGTGGCGCTCGCCCTGAGCGAACTTTGCGACGGCATACCAGCGGCCCGCGCCGCGACGTTGAAACACGCGACGGTCGTGCGGGAGCGGCGTGCCACCTTTTCGCTCGCGCCAGGCGAGCCGCCTCGACCGGGCGCAAAGACGAACCTCGCAGGATTCGTGCTGGCGGGCGATTGGACCGACACGGGCTTGCCAGGTACCATTGAGAGCGCCGCCGCGAGCGGACACGTTGCGGCTGTTCTGGTGCTCGGGCCACGGCCCACGTCAATCTGATCTGGATTCCGGCGGACCGCCCGAATGACCCTTTTTTCGCGTCATGCCGGCGAAAGCCGGCATCCAGGGGCGAAACAGAAGCAAGGAGTTCATTGAACGATGGCGCTCTCGCTCAATAAACCCAAGCTCGACAATCTTACCGGCGACATCTGGAAATCTGCCGAGCGCCTGCGCGGCAAGTTCAAGGCGTACGAATACCAGAGCGTCATCCTCCCGATCATCGTCATCCGGCGGCTGGAATGCGTGCTGCTGGCCTGGCGCGAGGCCAAGAGCGCCGAGGTGTTGGCCAGGCGGCCCAAGCTCACCGAGAAGGAGCTTGCCAAGCTGGTTAAGGA
This genomic interval from Acidobacteriota bacterium contains the following:
- the hpnD gene encoding presqualene diphosphate synthase HpnD encodes the protein MARRDTSFYYSFVVLPRDQRRAIMAVWDFCRAVDDAVDEQAGNADRVVARTTAVAELAKWRRELAASFDGGPLETTVARNLVPHISAFNLPRRAFEDVIDGVEMDLDERRYATFDDLHQYCLRVASAVGLICIEIFGYKDARCREYALNLGVALQLTNILRDLGKDLGIGRLYLPQDDLARCGVTEDALRAGVVSGPVRSLLTLEAEKARDYYRRAALALPPIDARRLVAARIMGAIYFDLLRRIERSGYAVFGPAIRAPRWRKAFLAAKVWTQSMLGLPVERSMAGAEPR
- the hpnE gene encoding hydroxysqualene dehydroxylase HpnE, which gives rise to MSDHTFDVIVIGGGVAGLSTATALVEQGARVLVVEARPALGGRASSHHDPTTGEIVDNGQHILLGCYRESFAFLKRIGAESSVRLQPSLEVPYVDPAGVRTTLSCPALPAPFHLLAGLMEWDALSWTDRLSALRMGPVIRMTQQQLRGRTDRIAASPEETVEDWLVRNGQRRRLREMLWEPLALAALNQPAHEAAAPTFARVLAEMFGRDPQASALGLPARALAETYAEPARQFIEQRGGEVRTNALAKVIVDGGRAVGVRVRSGGEHRAGAVVSAVPWFALADLFDRRLPELTDVLDNASRMGSYPIVTVNLWLDRAVLETPFVGLPGRAMQWIFEKRLILGEAATHLSLVSSGASDIVSRGNAELVALALSELCDGIPAARAATLKHATVVRERRATFSLAPGEPPRPGAKTNLAGFVLAGDWTDTGLPGTIESAAASGHVAAVLVLGPRPTSI